A window of the Proteus terrae subsp. cibarius genome harbors these coding sequences:
- the hemE gene encoding uroporphyrinogen decarboxylase: MSELKNDRYLRALLRQPVDVTPVWMMRQAGRYLPEYKETRAQAGDFISLCKNTELACEVTLQPLRRFPLDAAILFSDILTIPDAMGLGLYFETGEGPRFKSPINSLDDIKKLPIPDPEDELGYVMNAVRAIRHALQGSVPLIGFSGSPWTLATYMVEGGSSKAFTKIKKMMYAEPQALHLLLDKLADSVILYLNAQIKAGAQSIMIFDTWGGVLTGRDYQLFSLHYMHKIVDGLIREYDGRKVPVTLFTKGGGRWLEAMAATGCDALGLDWTIDIEDARRRVGDKVALQGNMDPSMLYAPPARIEQEVETILAGFGKGNGHVFNLGHGIHQDVPPEHAGAFIDAVHRLSKPYHQDND; encoded by the coding sequence ATGAGTGAGTTGAAAAACGACCGCTATTTACGTGCGCTGTTGCGCCAACCTGTTGATGTCACCCCAGTTTGGATGATGCGTCAGGCAGGCAGATATCTTCCTGAATATAAGGAAACACGGGCACAGGCGGGGGATTTCATCTCATTGTGCAAGAACACAGAATTGGCTTGTGAAGTGACATTACAGCCTTTAAGACGCTTTCCTTTAGATGCTGCTATTTTATTTTCTGATATTTTAACTATTCCAGATGCAATGGGATTGGGTCTTTACTTTGAAACAGGTGAAGGCCCTCGTTTTAAATCACCAATAAATAGTCTTGATGATATTAAAAAGCTACCTATTCCTGATCCTGAAGATGAACTGGGATATGTGATGAATGCAGTACGTGCCATTCGTCATGCATTGCAAGGTAGTGTGCCATTAATTGGTTTTTCGGGAAGTCCTTGGACGCTGGCAACCTATATGGTTGAAGGTGGAAGTAGTAAGGCCTTCACAAAAATTAAAAAAATGATGTACGCAGAGCCACAAGCATTACATCTATTACTGGATAAACTGGCAGATAGCGTTATTCTGTATCTGAATGCTCAAATTAAAGCGGGTGCACAATCCATCATGATTTTTGATACATGGGGTGGTGTGTTAACTGGCCGTGATTACCAACTCTTTTCATTACACTATATGCATAAGATTGTTGATGGTCTTATCCGTGAATATGATGGAAGAAAAGTTCCTGTAACCTTATTTACCAAAGGTGGCGGCCGTTGGCTAGAAGCGATGGCTGCGACAGGTTGCGATGCATTAGGGCTTGATTGGACGATTGATATTGAAGATGCACGTCGTCGAGTAGGGGATAAAGTTGCGCTACAAGGCAATATGGATCCTTCTATGCTGTATGCACCGCCTGCCAGAATAGAGCAAGAAGTCGAAACTATTCTTGCTGGATTTGGTAAAGGTAACGGTCATGTCTTTAATCTTGGGCACGGTATTCATCAAGATGTTCCACCAGAACATGCTGGTGCATTTATTGATGCGGTTCACCGTTTATCGAAGCCTTATCATCAGGATAATGATTAA
- the nfi gene encoding deoxyribonuclease V (cleaves DNA at apurinic or apyrimidinic sites) — protein sequence MINTQQLRQEQTEKAQQIILTDQFTAPTYIAGADVGFEEGGAVTRAAIVIMHYPSFEILEYQIARIPTTLPYIPGLLSFRECPALLTAWQLIKQKPSLIFVDGQGIAHPRRLGVASHFGLLVDTPTIGVAKSRLCGIDKTVNEKMGSHEPLMDKNEQIGWIYRSKKKCKPLYISPGHKVSMNGALQWVELCMKGYRLPEPTRWADGIASNRRLFEQLNKNKL from the coding sequence ATGATTAATACCCAGCAATTGCGTCAGGAGCAGACAGAAAAAGCTCAACAGATTATTTTAACGGACCAATTTACAGCACCAACTTACATAGCAGGTGCTGATGTTGGTTTTGAAGAAGGTGGCGCAGTTACTCGCGCCGCCATCGTGATAATGCATTACCCTTCTTTTGAAATTCTTGAATATCAAATTGCACGAATACCTACAACTCTTCCTTATATTCCTGGTTTACTTTCGTTTAGAGAGTGCCCTGCATTACTGACTGCTTGGCAACTAATCAAACAAAAGCCTTCTCTTATTTTTGTCGATGGACAAGGTATTGCTCATCCTAGAAGGCTTGGTGTCGCAAGCCATTTTGGTTTATTAGTGGATACGCCTACTATTGGCGTGGCAAAAAGTCGTTTATGTGGCATTGATAAAACAGTCAATGAAAAGATGGGAAGTCATGAACCGTTAATGGATAAGAATGAGCAAATAGGGTGGATTTATCGTAGTAAGAAAAAATGTAAACCCCTGTATATTTCTCCGGGTCATAAAGTGAGTATGAATGGCGCTTTGCAGTGGGTTGAGTTGTGTATGAAAGGCTATCGATTGCCAGAACCTACGCGTTGGGCTGATGGTATTGCTTCAAATAGGCGATTATTTGAGCAGTTGAATAAGAATAAGCTCTAA
- the nudC gene encoding NAD(+) diphosphatase encodes MHLYTLTGSEKGWWTVSLGGRVWLPKGELPFGLAKDWDLIGQHAKIVGEWQGETVWLIHGKMDNDMCSPRLIASQDENLFKLVGRGVQLAEFYRSHRFCGYCGSKMRHSESEWACLCDNCHERYYPQIAPCIIVGIRHEDKILLAHHVRHKHSPLYTVLAGFVEVGETLEEAVAREVFEESNIRIRNIRYVSSQPWPFPHSLMMGFLADYDGGELRHDPSELTSAGWYRYDQLPQIPPPDTIARRLIEDTIANIRQDKEKS; translated from the coding sequence ATGCATTTATATACATTAACAGGGTCAGAAAAGGGCTGGTGGACGGTCAGCCTTGGTGGACGAGTATGGTTACCTAAAGGCGAACTTCCGTTTGGCTTAGCTAAAGATTGGGATCTCATAGGTCAGCACGCCAAAATTGTTGGTGAATGGCAAGGTGAAACAGTTTGGCTTATTCATGGAAAAATGGATAACGATATGTGTTCACCAAGGCTTATCGCTTCACAGGATGAAAACTTATTTAAATTAGTTGGTCGTGGCGTTCAACTGGCTGAGTTTTATCGTTCTCACCGTTTTTGTGGTTACTGTGGTTCCAAAATGCGTCATAGTGAGAGTGAATGGGCGTGTTTATGTGATAATTGCCATGAACGCTATTATCCACAAATTGCCCCTTGCATTATTGTGGGTATTCGCCATGAAGATAAAATCTTATTAGCACATCATGTTAGGCATAAACATTCACCTCTTTATACTGTACTTGCTGGTTTTGTTGAGGTGGGTGAAACTTTAGAAGAAGCCGTAGCCCGTGAAGTGTTTGAAGAGAGTAATATTCGTATTCGCAATATTCGCTATGTATCCTCTCAGCCTTGGCCATTTCCTCACTCCTTAATGATGGGCTTTTTAGCTGACTATGATGGTGGTGAACTACGCCACGATCCTTCTGAATTAACGAGTGCAGGTTGGTATCGTTACGATCAACTACCACAGATCCCGCCACCAGATACGATTGCTAGACGTTTGATAGAAGATACGATAGCGAATATTAGACAAGATAAAGAAAAGAGCTAA
- a CDS encoding HAD family hydrolase has protein sequence MTDKIKNKIAIFDLDETLLAGDSSRLWTNYLWDKKIVTDPHFLKLDEQMIADYYAEKLNINQYLFQHLAYFKHYDIDKINHWVNDFTETRIKPLLYPQGISIITQYRQQNIPVIIISATMSFLVYAIAKQLNADVSMGIDMQIKDNHYTGFIEGIPTFREGKVERLNQWKEANNINYTYIYFYTDSSNDLPLCYQADHVIAVNADKKLTQVSDEKAWEQQHWDLNK, from the coding sequence ATGACAGATAAAATAAAAAATAAAATTGCTATTTTTGATCTAGATGAAACACTTTTAGCAGGCGATTCTAGTCGCTTGTGGACAAACTATTTGTGGGATAAAAAAATAGTCACAGATCCTCATTTTTTGAAACTAGATGAACAAATGATCGCAGACTATTATGCTGAAAAGCTGAATATAAACCAATATCTTTTTCAACATCTAGCATATTTTAAACATTATGATATAGATAAGATAAATCATTGGGTTAATGACTTCACTGAAACAAGAATTAAGCCTCTACTTTACCCACAAGGAATATCAATAATTACACAATATCGACAGCAAAATATTCCCGTTATAATTATCTCAGCAACAATGTCCTTTCTAGTTTATGCTATTGCAAAGCAACTCAATGCAGACGTTTCAATGGGTATTGATATGCAAATTAAGGACAATCATTACACTGGATTTATTGAAGGTATTCCTACATTTCGAGAAGGAAAAGTTGAGCGTTTAAATCAATGGAAAGAAGCTAACAACATTAATTATACTTATATTTATTTCTATACTGATTCATCTAATGATCTCCCATTATGTTACCAAGCAGACCATGTTATCGCGGTTAATGCAGATAAAAAATTAACTCAAGTTTCAGATGAAAAAGCATGGGAACAACAACATTGGGATTTAAATAAATAA